Below is a window of uncultured Cohaesibacter sp. DNA.
GATATTATTCGCCACCATATACGTCGAAATCAAAATATTTGTCGTTGATTTCCTTGTATTTTCCATTCTTGCGGATGACTGCAATGGCGTCCGACAATTTGTCGGCCAGTTCCGTGTTGCCCTTCTTGACGGCAATACCCGCACCTTCGCCATTGATCTTGGGATCCGGTGTGAGCTGCATGAGAAGCTTGCAGCAGGCGCCTTCTTCGGACTTGACCCATTCAGACAGAACAACGCTGTCATCAATGACTGCGTCCACGCGGCCAGCCTCCAGCTCCATCTTATATTCGTCTGGGGTCGGATAGAGTTTCAGATCGATGTCTGGAATTTTCTGTTCGGCATAGTCGGCGTGGGTTGACGAAACCTGTGCGCCCACGACCATGCCTTTGAGTTCCTCAACGCTCTTGCCTTCCAGTTCGCTGTCTTTCAGAACGGCAACCCCCGGAGGCGTGTTGTAATATTTCTTGGAGAAATCGATCTTCTTGAGACGCTCTGGCGTGATGGACATGGACGCCACAACAGCATCGATCTTGCCCGAAATCAGAGCCGGAATCATGCCGTCCCAATCCTGAATGACAAACTCGCAATCCGCCTTCATCTCGTCGCAAAGGGCATTGGAAATGTCCACGTCAAAACCGGTCAGCTCACCCGCGGCAGAAAGCTGGTTGAACGGAGGATAGGCACCATCAATGCCAATACGGATCTTTTCCGCCGCAGAGGCAGACGCGCAGGCCAGCAGAGCGGCGCTTGCGGCAATTGCAAGTTTGGTTGTGAGTTTCATGATTCTAGTCCCATTTCGATATCGAATGAATGGGCGAGATGTAAGCAGCGCAAGAGGGCCGTTGCCAGAAGGATCCCCACCTCGGCAGTTTGGCGCAGCTTGTCTGTCTCGCTCGGCGCTAGTCTTCGACCAATCAAGCCGTGAGAACAACGAAAAAATTCTACAAAATCAGCGCATTTGAGACGAAAATGGCAATTTGCCGATTGGTGGGCAAAACACCAGTCGATTTGCCGAGATTCATACAAATTGTCGTTTTCGCAACAAAGCTTAAAG
It encodes the following:
- a CDS encoding transporter substrate-binding domain-containing protein — protein: MKLTTKLAIAASAALLACASASAAEKIRIGIDGAYPPFNQLSAAGELTGFDVDISNALCDEMKADCEFVIQDWDGMIPALISGKIDAVVASMSITPERLKKIDFSKKYYNTPPGVAVLKDSELEGKSVEELKGMVVGAQVSSTHADYAEQKIPDIDLKLYPTPDEYKMELEAGRVDAVIDDSVVLSEWVKSEEGACCKLLMQLTPDPKINGEGAGIAVKKGNTELADKLSDAIAVIRKNGKYKEINDKYFDFDVYGGE